In a single window of the Niabella ginsenosidivorans genome:
- a CDS encoding TolC family protein: MIRYQLLLAGFFFTVSCCIAQQSGAQSSVVTIDSLFRLTEQNHKKLQYAKDLIHVAAINTAIARQERLPEAGAEGSLGYLSNAHVWDNRFNYMETIGLPHISNALSVEAGWTVFKGKAITENIEKAKLQELVAQLDYQKNKADIQLLILAKYLDLLTLYNQKKVYEQNLALAQVRMKNAEALYREGMVTHNDIVRNQLQITNLNLNVKELANSIDITNHELTQTLGLPEGTVIQVDTMLYHFGELHRTDSPAEQLNITGMPEMQLAKLQKEIAEKDLKLTRAEKLPVISLYASDGVSRPFLYSIPPLDIYMHYASAGIKLKYNISSLYKLGRHIQKADLETRLAALNQETVQETMDVQLHEAGVKYKESIEKWESSKESYALAKDNYNIMLQKYINRLAIMTDMVDASTALLSAQLQLSNAQVNIVYQYYRLLKQSGNWPSLQGKTAAFTNE; the protein is encoded by the coding sequence ATGATCCGTTATCAATTGCTGTTGGCAGGGTTCTTTTTTACGGTATCCTGCTGTATAGCCCAACAATCAGGGGCCCAGTCATCCGTTGTTACTATAGACTCTTTGTTCCGTTTAACAGAGCAGAACCACAAGAAGCTGCAATACGCAAAAGACCTGATTCACGTGGCAGCCATAAATACGGCAATTGCCCGGCAGGAGCGGCTTCCGGAAGCAGGGGCAGAGGGCTCGCTGGGATATCTTTCCAATGCGCATGTATGGGATAACCGGTTTAATTATATGGAAACGATCGGTCTTCCCCACATCAGCAATGCGCTTTCTGTTGAGGCCGGGTGGACGGTGTTTAAGGGAAAAGCCATTACGGAAAACATTGAAAAAGCAAAGTTGCAGGAACTGGTGGCGCAACTGGATTATCAAAAAAATAAAGCAGATATCCAGCTGCTGATACTGGCTAAATATCTTGACCTGCTGACTTTGTATAACCAGAAAAAAGTGTACGAGCAGAACCTGGCGTTGGCACAGGTCCGGATGAAAAATGCAGAAGCACTTTACAGGGAAGGAATGGTTACCCATAATGATATTGTGCGCAATCAGCTGCAGATCACCAACCTGAACCTGAATGTGAAAGAGCTGGCCAACAGTATAGATATCACCAATCATGAGCTGACGCAAACATTAGGATTGCCGGAGGGTACGGTTATCCAGGTAGATACAATGCTTTATCATTTCGGGGAACTTCATAGAACGGATAGCCCTGCAGAACAGCTCAATATTACAGGAATGCCTGAAATGCAGTTGGCAAAGCTTCAAAAAGAGATCGCGGAAAAAGACCTTAAACTTACCAGGGCTGAAAAGCTGCCCGTTATTTCATTATATGCCTCCGATGGGGTCAGCAGGCCTTTTCTTTACTCTATACCACCTTTGGATATCTATATGCATTATGCTTCGGCAGGTATAAAGTTGAAATACAATATTTCTTCCCTCTATAAGCTGGGCCGCCATATCCAGAAAGCAGATCTGGAAACCCGCCTTGCAGCACTGAACCAGGAAACGGTGCAGGAAACAATGGACGTGCAACTACATGAAGCCGGGGTAAAATATAAAGAGAGCATTGAAAAATGGGAGTCATCAAAAGAAAGCTATGCGCTTGCAAAAGATAATTACAACATAATGCTGCAGAAATACATCAACCGCCTGGCAATTATGACAGATATGGTGGATGCCAGCACCGCCCTGCTATCAGCCCAGCTGCAACTGAGCAATGCCCAGGTAAATATTGTATACCAGTATTATCGCTTACTAAAACAATCCGGAAACTGGCCTTCATTGCAGGGAAAGACGGCTGCTTTTACCAATGAATAA
- a CDS encoding MFS transporter — protein sequence MNSSVFHNWVPKWSRDVNIFILLCSQILVSGISSYSILSITAYLGDEKDFIQFAYYGGSIAGAAIFPVITRFQRYFRQKKLLLTGITAEIVLSVLAPLIINDNLLFMNNFLLSSVKIICLMDCISIFLARFNPTNSRGLLYGMYYGLSYPITQVSTYITAVILLQHPWKYTFIVSLPGLCLSWLIVRFLMHGKRKARKYPLYQVDWIGYALVVLAGLSLSYGCIYGERLRWLESNEIKTAFTIAVIAILMWAVRMLSAKRPYVDLRVLQKYSHALLGVSMMILLFFIYNTFSISTEFMRTVLGYDNKYTATSNLFMAVAYAVCIPLTGIWLHRRHKARGPLFLGFSLFALYYFITAHILYPEENTNAFFIPMMLSAAAFGITITSLSYYASVNIPVQDNRSRAFFSISFRSVLAAPFSSAFWLDRYNQAKQNHYTYISAQYTPDDPRFQSLWQGMLKSLSSSGHDAATAPGLAAASVHAGIYKQSIILAAQDIYYVLAAVSLCVAIAVLFFKVFNVHYEKAKNQYSLTTFKG from the coding sequence ATGAACTCATCTGTTTTTCATAACTGGGTGCCCAAATGGAGCCGGGACGTAAATATTTTCATACTGCTATGCTCCCAGATTCTTGTAAGCGGTATTTCGTCTTACTCTATTCTTTCCATTACTGCCTACCTGGGTGATGAAAAAGATTTTATCCAGTTTGCCTATTATGGTGGCTCAATAGCCGGGGCTGCCATATTTCCTGTCATTACCCGTTTTCAGCGTTATTTCCGGCAAAAAAAATTGTTGCTGACCGGAATAACGGCAGAAATCGTATTGTCTGTGCTGGCGCCCCTTATCATCAATGATAACCTGCTTTTTATGAATAATTTTTTGCTGTCCAGCGTAAAAATCATTTGCCTGATGGATTGTATCAGCATCTTCCTGGCACGCTTTAATCCCACCAACAGCAGGGGATTATTGTATGGCATGTATTACGGCCTCTCGTACCCTATTACACAGGTAAGCACTTATATTACTGCTGTCATCCTGTTGCAGCACCCCTGGAAATATACGTTTATCGTCTCATTGCCCGGGCTCTGCCTGAGCTGGCTCATTGTACGGTTTCTGATGCACGGAAAAAGAAAAGCACGGAAGTACCCCTTATACCAGGTAGACTGGATCGGGTATGCCCTTGTGGTGCTGGCGGGTTTGTCCCTGTCCTATGGTTGTATTTACGGGGAGCGCCTGCGCTGGCTGGAAAGCAACGAAATAAAAACGGCCTTTACCATTGCGGTAATTGCTATTCTTATGTGGGCCGTGCGGATGCTCAGCGCTAAGCGCCCGTATGTAGATTTGCGGGTGCTTCAGAAATACAGTCATGCTTTATTAGGCGTTAGTATGATGATCCTGTTGTTTTTTATTTACAACACCTTCAGCATCTCCACGGAGTTCATGCGCACGGTGCTGGGGTATGATAATAAATATACGGCCACCTCTAACCTGTTTATGGCAGTAGCTTATGCGGTGTGTATACCGCTGACGGGTATATGGCTGCACCGGCGGCATAAGGCAAGGGGTCCGTTGTTTCTGGGATTTTCTCTTTTTGCCCTGTATTATTTTATCACAGCCCATATCCTTTACCCGGAAGAAAATACAAATGCCTTTTTCATACCTATGATGTTGTCTGCGGCTGCATTTGGAATTACCATTACATCATTGTCCTATTATGCTTCGGTGAATATACCGGTACAGGACAACCGGTCGCGCGCTTTCTTTTCTATTTCTTTCCGGTCGGTGCTGGCAGCGCCGTTTAGCTCGGCCTTCTGGTTAGACCGGTATAACCAGGCCAAGCAAAACCACTATACCTATATCTCCGCCCAGTACACGCCGGATGATCCGCGTTTCCAGTCCCTGTGGCAGGGAATGCTGAAGTCCCTTTCCTCATCAGGACATGATGCTGCAACGGCTCCCGGGCTGGCAGCGGCTTCCGTGCATGCAGGCATTTATAAACAAAGTATCATACTGGCAGCGCAGGACATCTATTATGTTCTGGCAGCAGTAAGTCTTTGCGTGGCCATTGCAGTCCTTTTCTTTAAGGTATTTAACGTTCATTATGAAAAAGCAAAGAATCAATATTCTTTAACAACTTTTAAAGGTTAA
- a CDS encoding MarR family winged helix-turn-helix transcriptional regulator gives MKESEILNNLSRAISRKIGKLNSVIRTKLTAEFNAQGLDLTAEMYSVLRCLWEKNGVNQQELAEMSYKEKANLTKLIDHLERRGLVYREMNQADKRNKLIFLTPRANAIKGKVLRIAQKSVLVPESNIPEQKLRIAREVLDTLLEQY, from the coding sequence ATGAAAGAATCGGAGATACTGAATAACCTCAGCAGGGCGATCAGCAGGAAGATCGGGAAGCTTAATAGTGTCATCCGCACAAAATTAACCGCGGAGTTCAATGCGCAGGGGTTGGACCTTACAGCTGAAATGTATTCGGTGCTCCGTTGCCTCTGGGAAAAGAACGGGGTGAACCAGCAGGAACTGGCAGAGATGTCCTATAAGGAAAAAGCCAATTTAACCAAGCTGATTGATCATCTGGAGCGGCGCGGGCTGGTGTACCGGGAAATGAACCAGGCAGATAAAAGGAATAAGCTGATCTTCTTGACCCCCAGGGCCAATGCTATAAAAGGAAAAGTGTTGAGAATTGCGCAGAAATCTGTTCTGGTGCCGGAAAGCAATATTCCCGAACAAAAACTGCGGATAGCGAGAGAAGTACTGGATACATTGTTGGAGCAATATTGA
- a CDS encoding low affinity iron permease family protein has protein sequence MQKNASVPFFERFANKVTQATGSSLAFIIAALLIVIWAATGPLFHYSETWQLVVNTGTTIVTFLMVFLIQKSQNKDSKAIQLKLNELIAATKGASNRLVDAEDLNEDKLDELHKLYVKIAELTAAKRDEAAAETVKKEVDKDADVIEGRIKDIKKQMDGLKGTSPKL, from the coding sequence ATGCAAAAAAATGCTTCTGTTCCTTTTTTTGAACGATTTGCCAACAAGGTAACACAGGCCACCGGTTCTTCCCTGGCTTTTATAATTGCAGCACTGCTGATCGTGATCTGGGCAGCAACCGGCCCTTTATTTCATTATTCAGAAACCTGGCAACTGGTGGTCAATACCGGAACTACTATTGTCACTTTCCTGATGGTATTCCTGATCCAGAAATCCCAGAACAAAGATTCAAAGGCCATTCAATTAAAACTGAATGAGCTGATTGCAGCTACCAAAGGTGCCAGTAACCGCCTGGTAGATGCGGAAGATCTGAATGAGGACAAGCTGGATGAGCTTCATAAACTTTATGTGAAGATAGCGGAACTGACGGCAGCGAAAAGGGATGAAGCGGCTGCCGAAACTGTTAAAAAGGAAGTTGATAAGGACGCTGATGTTATTGAAGGCCGGATAAAAGATATCAAAAAGCAGATGGATGGTCTGAAAGGCACCTCACCAAAACTGTAA